A genome region from Streptomyces antimycoticus includes the following:
- a CDS encoding ALF repeat-containing protein — translation MRPTRAALLVVATALTPALLFTAPAFAGGSAAGAATTSVAAVSGTPVDEMSEDELRTAIAVILADEDSGRGVVREANEALNGTVEDMRAFLKTGYRLAQAEDDRVAIARILHVATQNQDKRVIEEANKLLDSDSPEEMRAWLESGYRLAQAEDDAVYIVRMLTDPNISDALRAAVNAALDDGSPEALRYFREVGQYEVDG, via the coding sequence ATGAGACCGACGCGTGCCGCTCTGCTCGTCGTGGCCACCGCCCTGACCCCAGCTCTCCTGTTCACCGCCCCGGCGTTTGCCGGCGGTTCGGCGGCGGGGGCCGCCACCACTTCGGTGGCGGCGGTGTCCGGGACACCGGTGGACGAGATGTCGGAGGATGAACTGCGTACCGCGATCGCGGTCATCCTGGCCGATGAGGACAGCGGCCGGGGGGTCGTCCGCGAGGCCAATGAGGCCCTCAACGGCACTGTGGAGGACATGCGGGCCTTCTTGAAGACCGGCTATCGGCTGGCTCAGGCTGAGGACGACCGGGTCGCCATCGCCCGTATCCTCCACGTGGCAACACAGAACCAAGACAAGCGGGTCATCGAGGAGGCCAACAAGCTCCTCGACAGCGATTCTCCGGAGGAGATGCGCGCCTGGCTGGAGAGTGGCTATCGGCTGGCCCAGGCCGAGGATGACGCCGTCTACATCGTGCGCATGCTCACGGACCCGAACATCAGCGATGCCCTGCGCGCCGCTGTCAACGCAGCCCTGGACGACGGTTCCCCGGAGGCTCTGCGTTACTTCCGTGAGGTGGGGCAGTACGAGGTGGACGGCTAG
- a CDS encoding SbtR family transcriptional regulator — MGGEPAQVGTLLTAGAAEGALRADVLPDDVVSTLVGIFLATDDHEQAGRMLGLLVDGLRAGTSAKRGCGPGRSGFQT; from the coding sequence GTGGGCGGTGAGCCGGCGCAGGTCGGCACACTGCTCACCGCCGGAGCCGCGGAAGGGGCGCTCCGGGCAGACGTACTCCCCGACGACGTCGTCAGCACCCTGGTGGGCATCTTCCTCGCGACCGACGATCACGAGCAGGCCGGACGCATGCTCGGCCTGCTCGTCGACGGCCTGCGGGCCGGGACGTCAGCGAAGCGCGGCTGTGGTCCGGGACGTTCCGGGTTTCAGACCTGA
- a CDS encoding winged helix-turn-helix domain-containing protein, which produces MALLLGQTRAAVLHTIAEHPGCSTKELAALVGIAPPSASEHATTLRAAQLIRTVRHRNTALHSPTTLGIALLNTPPSTAQV; this is translated from the coding sequence TTGGCCCTCCTTCTTGGCCAGACCCGAGCCGCCGTTCTCCACACCATCGCCGAGCACCCCGGCTGCTCCACCAAGGAACTCGCCGCCCTCGTCGGCATCGCGCCTCCCAGCGCCAGCGAACACGCGACCACTCTGCGCGCAGCTCAACTGATCCGTACCGTTCGGCACCGCAACACGGCACTCCACAGCCCCACCACCCTCGGTATCGCCCTCCTCAACACCCCACCCAGCACGGCTCAGGTCTGA